A stretch of Thermococcus bergensis DNA encodes these proteins:
- a CDS encoding RNA-guided endonuclease InsQ/TnpB family protein, translating to MKRTVTVKLQPSKGQEKVLFELAHATALIWNKLNYDRLKQFKEFGKIDFLGTQQEAYYQFKDWIGGSTVQTLARKNAEAWRSFFILLKKKKNGELPEWFKPKPPTFIREENGKKLFIIPLRNDQYRIEENVLEFRRLGKFGRLKIQFKGRIHLKGKQGRLEIQYDSVRKKWYAHISYTVEERLYSENWEKLPRESLGNLSAGIDLGVNNLMAIYVESGESFLVNGRPLKSIAFYWRKKIADYQSKLNSSGCKRSKKLSRMHQKAKLQTKHYINTAVRQTIEKLHQMGVSRIVVGYPKGISRNSDKGRRQNYLLSHIWRFNYLLKRLREVSEEYGISVIVVNEAFTSQTCPLCGQRHKNARFVRGLFKCHREGIVMNADLVGAFNILRKAVKTITPSLPDLTAGRGNRGKAVPEGFEELDSIRVLVKTPQTFPSLARG from the coding sequence ATAAAAAGAACAGTGACGGTGAAGCTCCAACCTTCAAAAGGGCAAGAGAAAGTTCTATTCGAGTTAGCCCACGCTACCGCTCTAATTTGGAACAAGCTCAACTATGATAGGCTAAAACAGTTCAAAGAATTCGGAAAAATAGACTTTCTCGGAACTCAACAGGAAGCTTATTATCAGTTCAAAGATTGGATTGGCGGTTCTACCGTCCAAACTCTGGCTAGGAAAAATGCTGAGGCTTGGAGAAGTTTCTTTATCCTGTTGAAAAAGAAAAAGAACGGTGAGCTTCCTGAATGGTTCAAACCAAAACCACCAACTTTCATCAGAGAAGAAAACGGTAAAAAACTCTTCATAATCCCGTTGAGAAACGACCAGTACCGGATTGAGGAGAATGTTTTAGAATTTAGGAGACTCGGAAAGTTTGGAAGGCTTAAAATACAGTTCAAGGGGAGAATACACTTGAAGGGTAAACAAGGACGCTTAGAAATCCAGTACGACTCTGTTAGGAAAAAGTGGTATGCTCACATTAGTTATACAGTAGAAGAAAGACTTTACAGTGAAAACTGGGAAAAACTCCCGAGAGAGTCCTTGGGCAACCTTTCCGCTGGCATAGACCTTGGGGTAAACAATTTGATGGCCATTTACGTGGAAAGCGGGGAAAGTTTTTTGGTGAACGGAAGACCTCTCAAGTCAATAGCCTTCTACTGGCGGAAGAAGATAGCCGATTACCAGTCCAAACTCAACAGTTCGGGCTGTAAGAGGAGTAAAAAGCTCTCAAGAATGCACCAAAAAGCAAAACTTCAGACAAAACACTACATCAACACTGCCGTTAGGCAAACTATTGAGAAACTCCACCAAATGGGTGTTTCCAGAATTGTGGTTGGCTATCCTAAGGGCATCAGTAGGAACTCTGATAAGGGTAGAAGGCAGAATTACCTCCTCTCTCACATTTGGAGGTTTAATTATCTTCTTAAACGCTTGAGGGAAGTCTCGGAAGAGTATGGTATTTCCGTTATTGTCGTGAATGAGGCTTTCACTTCTCAAACCTGCCCTCTCTGTGGCCAACGCCATAAGAACGCTCGCTTTGTTAGAGGTTTGTTTAAGTGCCACAGGGAGGGCATTGTAATGAATGCAGACTTGGTTGGAGCGTTCAACATCTTAAGAAAGGCTGTAAAAACCATAACCCCGAGCCTGCCGGATTTGACGGCGGGTAGGGGTAATCGGGGCAAGGCCGTCCCAGAGGGGTTTGAGGAACTCGATTCGATTCGGGTTCTGGTGAAGACCCCTCAAACCTTCCCGTCATTGGCGAGGGGTTAA
- a CDS encoding membrane protein, with amino-acid sequence MVVLDHGILGYITFALMNLSMLSGAFIFLSKKRQFWIKIHLFVSVLAYIFMVWTIWVVR; translated from the coding sequence ATGGTGGTTTTGGATCATGGAATCCTTGGCTACATAACTTTTGCCCTCATGAATCTTTCGATGCTCAGCGGTGCTTTTATATTCCTCTCCAAGAAGAGACAGTTTTGGATAAAGATACACCTATTCGTGAGTGTGCTCGCTTACATCTTTATGGTATGGACAATATGGGTGGTCAGATAA
- a CDS encoding polyprenyl synthetase family protein — MKFDPLFKALKEKAKVVDEAIFELIPEKEPKVLYDAARHYPLAGGKRVRPFIVLTATEAVGGNPEKAVYAAAAVELLHNYSLVHDDIMDMDEKRRGRPTVHKIWGINMAILAGDLLFSKVFEAVAKIPIEAEKVVRVLDVIAKTSNELCEGQAMDLEFENKGTVTIDEYMKMISGKTGALIDASATIGGIIGTENEEYIEALSKYGRNIGIAFQIWDDVLDLTADEEKLGKPVGSDIRKGKKTLIVAHFLENASEEDKAEFFKIFGKYAGDVKGTGIIEEDVQEEVRKAIELLKKYGSIDYAAKVARELADEAKKALEILPESEARKQLALLADFIVEREY, encoded by the coding sequence ATGAAGTTTGATCCGTTATTTAAAGCATTAAAAGAAAAGGCTAAGGTCGTAGATGAGGCTATTTTTGAGCTTATACCCGAAAAGGAGCCCAAAGTTCTTTATGACGCTGCAAGGCATTATCCTCTCGCGGGAGGGAAGAGAGTTAGGCCGTTCATAGTTTTAACAGCTACTGAAGCCGTTGGGGGAAACCCCGAGAAAGCCGTCTATGCTGCGGCGGCTGTAGAGTTACTTCACAACTATTCTCTCGTACACGATGATATAATGGATATGGACGAAAAAAGAAGGGGTAGACCGACAGTTCATAAAATTTGGGGAATAAATATGGCAATTTTAGCCGGTGACCTGCTCTTTTCAAAGGTTTTTGAGGCTGTGGCAAAGATACCCATCGAGGCTGAGAAGGTTGTAAGGGTTTTGGATGTCATTGCAAAGACCTCAAACGAGCTGTGCGAAGGGCAGGCAATGGACTTGGAGTTTGAGAACAAAGGAACAGTCACCATAGATGAATACATGAAGATGATAAGCGGAAAAACCGGGGCGCTTATAGATGCTTCAGCTACAATAGGCGGCATTATAGGAACGGAAAACGAAGAATACATCGAAGCGTTATCAAAATACGGAAGAAACATAGGCATAGCTTTCCAGATATGGGACGATGTTCTCGATTTGACGGCAGACGAAGAAAAGCTCGGAAAGCCGGTAGGGAGTGACATAAGAAAGGGCAAAAAGACGCTCATAGTTGCCCACTTCCTCGAAAATGCAAGTGAAGAAGACAAGGCAGAGTTCTTTAAGATATTTGGAAAATATGCTGGCGACGTAAAGGGAACGGGAATAATAGAAGAGGATGTCCAGGAAGAAGTCAGGAAGGCCATTGAACTCCTCAAAAAGTATGGAAGCATAGACTATGCGGCAAAAGTCGCAAGGGAGCTGGCAGATGAGGCAAAGAAGGCGCTAGAAATACTCCCAGAAAGCGAGGCGAGGAAACAACTGGCGCTTTTGGCAGACTTCATAGTGGAAAGGGAATATTAG
- a CDS encoding RNase J family beta-CASP ribonuclease — MIKVYTLGGYEEVGKNMTAVEYNGEVVIIDMGIRLDRVLIHEDVNFQQMSSRDLRKLGAIPDDSSLKNKKVVAIALSHGHLDHIGAIAKLAPHYPDVPIYGTPYTIKLAKAEVRSEQYFEVTNPMYETQYGEIVQVSENLAIEFVQITHSIPQSSMVVVHTPEGAVVYACDYKFDNHSPLGEKPDYKRLKELGKEGVKILIPESTRVAEHTKTPSEASAKLLLEDFFYYEGMEERGLITTTFASHIARLQELIEIANNMGRQAVLVGRSLAKYTGIAKQLGLIKMKGAKAVRSPNAVQKTLREVSQARENYLLIVTGHQGEPGAVLTRMANGELYDIGKDDTVVFSAGVIPNPINIAQRYALETKLRMRGVRMVKDLHVSGHASREDHRYLIKLLNPENIIPAHGEFRMLTHYAELAEEEGYLIGRDVFVSRNGYKVDVR, encoded by the coding sequence ATGATAAAAGTCTACACGCTTGGCGGCTACGAGGAAGTAGGAAAAAACATGACTGCTGTAGAGTACAATGGAGAGGTTGTAATAATTGATATGGGAATAAGGCTTGATAGGGTTCTTATTCATGAAGATGTTAACTTTCAGCAGATGAGCTCGAGGGATTTGAGAAAGTTGGGGGCAATCCCGGATGATTCTTCGCTTAAGAATAAAAAGGTCGTCGCAATTGCCCTTTCTCACGGCCATCTTGACCATATAGGCGCTATAGCAAAGCTCGCTCCACACTACCCGGATGTTCCAATTTACGGAACCCCCTATACGATAAAACTGGCAAAAGCTGAGGTTAGGAGCGAGCAGTACTTTGAAGTCACAAACCCGATGTACGAAACCCAGTATGGGGAGATTGTTCAGGTCAGTGAAAATCTTGCAATAGAATTTGTTCAGATCACTCACTCAATCCCCCAATCCTCGATGGTTGTTGTGCATACGCCGGAAGGTGCAGTGGTTTATGCGTGTGATTATAAGTTTGACAACCACAGCCCCCTTGGGGAGAAGCCCGACTACAAAAGGCTCAAGGAACTGGGCAAAGAGGGAGTAAAAATTTTGATACCAGAGTCCACAAGGGTTGCTGAACACACAAAAACACCAAGTGAAGCCTCTGCAAAGCTCCTTTTGGAGGACTTTTTCTACTATGAGGGAATGGAAGAGAGAGGACTGATAACTACAACCTTTGCCTCCCACATAGCCCGTCTGCAGGAGCTGATAGAGATAGCAAACAACATGGGGCGCCAGGCCGTTCTTGTTGGCAGGTCTCTAGCAAAATATACGGGCATAGCTAAACAGCTCGGCCTAATAAAAATGAAGGGAGCAAAGGCTGTAAGAAGCCCAAATGCTGTTCAAAAAACTCTTAGAGAGGTTTCCCAAGCTAGGGAAAACTACCTTCTAATAGTTACCGGACATCAGGGCGAGCCGGGAGCTGTGCTCACGAGGATGGCCAATGGAGAACTATACGACATAGGGAAAGATGACACCGTAGTGTTCTCGGCTGGAGTTATCCCGAACCCGATCAATATAGCCCAGCGCTACGCCCTTGAGACGAAGCTCAGAATGAGAGGAGTGAGGATGGTTAAAGATTTACACGTCTCGGGTCATGCAAGCAGGGAGGATCACAGATATCTGATTAAGCTTTTAAATCCGGAGAACATAATCCCCGCCCATGGGGAGTTTAGGATGCTCACCCATTATGCTGAGCTTGCCGAAGAAGAGGGGTATCTCATCGGAAGGGACGTTTTTGTATCAAGAAACGGTTATAAAGTCGATGTGAGGTGA
- a CDS encoding universal stress protein, whose translation MKILVLIDGSKWSQKAALHGIAVAKKKNAKLVLFSVLDRREARATAFNLVARHGDIEKVRRFEDEVWNKMKRDLQDVMSEILKFCHEEGVNCSIKIVEGIAKDKILEEANSGEYSLVVMGAYGKSGKTRIGSLLEEIAGNVKPPLLIVR comes from the coding sequence ATGAAGATACTTGTGTTGATAGATGGTTCAAAGTGGAGTCAAAAGGCAGCTCTTCACGGAATTGCAGTTGCCAAGAAAAAGAACGCAAAACTGGTGCTGTTCTCAGTTTTAGATAGGAGAGAAGCTAGAGCAACCGCATTCAACTTGGTGGCGAGGCATGGAGACATTGAGAAGGTGCGCAGGTTTGAAGATGAGGTCTGGAACAAAATGAAAAGAGATCTTCAAGATGTCATGAGTGAAATATTAAAGTTCTGCCACGAAGAGGGGGTAAACTGTTCCATAAAGATTGTTGAGGGAATAGCTAAGGACAAAATTCTTGAAGAAGCAAACAGCGGGGAGTACTCGCTTGTTGTAATGGGGGCCTATGGAAAGAGCGGAAAAACGAGGATAGGAAGCTTGCTGGAAGAGATAGCCGGTAACGTGAAGCCCCCGCTCCTAATAGTGCGCTAG
- a CDS encoding CBS domain-containing protein, with protein MVIIPKPIDPREIKKLRKELGITQEELAEKAGVTQAYIAKLESGKVDPRLSTFNRILQALAECKKVRFVAREIMSSPIIAVKPYETVEDVVKLMNEHNISQVPVIAGNKVVGSVTEKTLIRKSFEYEDLLSKKVMEIMDEPFPIINEDESIEVVKFLLEEHPAVIVQNREGKPVGIITRSDLFKIK; from the coding sequence ATGGTTATCATTCCCAAGCCCATCGACCCACGAGAAATAAAAAAGCTTAGAAAGGAACTTGGCATAACGCAAGAAGAGCTCGCGGAAAAAGCGGGAGTTACACAGGCTTATATAGCAAAGCTTGAAAGCGGCAAAGTCGATCCCAGATTATCTACTTTCAACCGAATTCTCCAAGCGTTAGCCGAATGTAAAAAGGTTCGATTTGTAGCCAGGGAAATAATGTCTTCCCCCATAATAGCCGTCAAACCCTACGAGACTGTTGAAGATGTTGTTAAGTTGATGAACGAACACAACATTTCTCAGGTTCCCGTGATAGCAGGCAACAAAGTAGTCGGTTCTGTTACAGAAAAGACTCTCATCAGGAAAAGCTTTGAGTATGAAGATCTGCTTTCAAAGAAGGTCATGGAGATCATGGACGAGCCGTTTCCGATAATAAATGAAGACGAAAGCATTGAAGTCGTAAAGTTTCTCCTTGAGGAGCATCCTGCTGTCATAGTCCAGAACAGAGAAGGCAAACCCGTGGGAATAATAACCCGCTCAGATCTGTTTAAAATAAAATAA
- a CDS encoding S16 family serine protease, protein MKRIIPVLALILLLSPLANAQCPEEGNTVVLKAPAVSRTSSGELIGVATDFVITVAPGNGHVYVETWPLAEVDMQASARLAAQVAGKVLGVDMSKYDVFIQVRSDAPIIGGPSAGGTMTVGIIAALKGWEVRKDVMMTGMINPDGSIGPVGGILEKASAAHSVGAKLFLIPEGQRIQVVQKTEQKQIGPIVQITSKSEKVDVVEYARERWGLEVKEIRDIYEAVYYFTGKKIEKPSVLGELKVDTSFLKDDALKDYDETLEYYKQVENKLKNSDVSYTTYSYLKSALDDAKAKLDEAKKNLDEGMYYTALSLDFQARIAIRHVDWYLDVRTESDLENLLNEVDNEIKDTEGYVSNLTIKGITMLQAVAASEERIEQAKSLLKDAWSSYYDGNYWDAISNAAFAYERVQTAKFWASLGERYAKGEIIERDAIKDTAREYLDNSRLIITYITSMFGETTLQDLVDLMNEGEEYYQDGKYSAAIFSAMEARIRAEIILDTLGIDNETVLMDKLQKMKEDAKVAIATAQKEGIYPVLSLAYYEFAQSYEKQGGLENIQTAMVFYQYAKETSTVFLSTTTPPKITEEPLISITTPLTNQTATQNTTSPLQKETGGYSIPLIAGTLIFGILLGFIAGRRA, encoded by the coding sequence ATGAAGAGAATAATACCAGTACTGGCATTGATTCTTCTGCTCTCGCCACTTGCAAATGCTCAATGCCCGGAAGAAGGAAACACCGTTGTGTTAAAAGCCCCAGCAGTATCAAGGACATCAAGCGGCGAGCTAATAGGTGTTGCAACGGATTTTGTAATTACGGTTGCCCCTGGAAACGGGCACGTTTACGTGGAGACCTGGCCACTGGCAGAGGTGGATATGCAGGCATCGGCAAGATTAGCCGCCCAAGTTGCTGGAAAAGTTCTTGGGGTTGATATGAGCAAGTATGACGTTTTTATTCAAGTAAGGTCTGATGCTCCAATTATTGGAGGACCTTCTGCTGGAGGAACAATGACTGTTGGCATAATAGCTGCTTTGAAGGGCTGGGAAGTAAGAAAGGACGTTATGATGACCGGCATGATAAATCCCGATGGAAGCATCGGGCCAGTAGGAGGGATTTTAGAAAAAGCCTCAGCTGCTCATAGCGTCGGAGCAAAGCTATTCTTAATTCCAGAAGGACAGAGAATACAGGTAGTCCAAAAAACCGAACAAAAGCAAATCGGCCCAATAGTGCAGATAACAAGCAAGTCCGAAAAAGTTGACGTGGTTGAATACGCAAGGGAGAGATGGGGCTTAGAGGTTAAGGAGATTAGGGATATATACGAGGCAGTTTACTATTTCACCGGGAAGAAGATAGAGAAGCCATCTGTGCTAGGGGAGCTGAAAGTTGATACCTCTTTTCTAAAGGATGATGCACTCAAGGACTACGATGAGACCCTAGAATACTATAAACAGGTTGAGAACAAGCTCAAAAACAGTGACGTTAGCTATACCACTTATTCCTACCTCAAAAGTGCACTAGATGATGCCAAAGCCAAGCTGGATGAGGCCAAGAAGAACTTGGATGAGGGTATGTATTACACGGCTCTAAGCCTTGATTTTCAGGCGAGGATTGCGATAAGGCACGTGGATTGGTATTTGGATGTGAGGACTGAGAGTGACCTGGAGAATCTGCTGAACGAGGTCGATAATGAGATAAAGGACACCGAAGGCTACGTCTCAAACCTCACAATAAAGGGAATAACAATGCTCCAAGCGGTTGCCGCAAGTGAGGAGAGAATTGAACAAGCAAAGTCCCTTCTGAAGGATGCCTGGTCGTCCTATTACGATGGCAATTACTGGGATGCAATAAGCAACGCTGCCTTCGCATACGAGAGAGTACAAACAGCAAAGTTCTGGGCATCCCTAGGAGAGAGATACGCAAAGGGAGAGATAATTGAAAGGGACGCTATAAAAGATACTGCGAGAGAGTACCTGGATAATTCGAGGCTTATAATAACATACATAACCTCAATGTTTGGGGAAACAACCCTTCAGGATTTGGTGGACTTAATGAACGAAGGGGAGGAATATTACCAGGATGGCAAATATTCAGCGGCTATCTTTTCTGCAATGGAAGCCAGGATAAGGGCAGAGATAATCTTAGATACCCTTGGAATTGATAACGAGACCGTACTTATGGACAAGCTCCAGAAAATGAAAGAAGATGCCAAGGTAGCTATTGCAACGGCTCAGAAAGAAGGCATATATCCAGTCTTAAGTCTTGCATATTATGAGTTTGCCCAGAGCTATGAAAAGCAGGGAGGGTTGGAGAATATTCAGACCGCAATGGTATTCTATCAATACGCAAAGGAAACTTCAACGGTATTCTTAAGCACAACAACTCCGCCAAAGATAACGGAAGAACCCCTTATCTCGATCACCACACCGCTTACAAACCAAACTGCAACTCAAAATACCACTTCTCCACTTCAAAAGGAAACTGGTGGGTATTCAATACCTCTAATAGCTGGCACCCTTATATTTGGCATCCTTCTAGGTTTTATAGCTGGAAGGAGAGCTTAG
- a CDS encoding 7-carboxy-7-deazaguanine synthase QueE, which translates to MFLAEIFNSWQGEGGSVEGSAFGRRQIFVRFAGCDLRCIWCDSVNYLIASKVPKWRYEVEPFTGKFGYKPNPAKLEEVVNVILKLDTGDVHSISYTGGEPTLQTKSLHALMERMHELGFKNFLETNGSRPEKIKELAHLVDYASVDIKDETAKAAENWKELVLREVESTKILKNAGAKTYVKLVVTKDTKEENVRWYAELLKDIAPLAIQPKEPIDISQHQLMRLYNIAAKIMGKENVGLSFQVHKYLNVL; encoded by the coding sequence ATGTTCTTGGCTGAAATCTTCAACAGCTGGCAGGGAGAGGGAGGAAGCGTAGAAGGAAGTGCCTTCGGCAGAAGGCAGATTTTTGTGAGATTTGCGGGCTGTGACCTCAGATGCATCTGGTGTGATTCCGTAAACTACCTAATTGCATCTAAAGTTCCAAAGTGGCGCTACGAGGTGGAGCCGTTTACTGGAAAGTTTGGCTACAAGCCAAATCCCGCAAAGCTTGAGGAAGTCGTTAATGTCATCTTAAAGCTGGACACGGGGGATGTACACTCAATAAGCTACACCGGCGGAGAGCCAACTCTGCAAACAAAAAGCCTTCACGCGCTCATGGAGAGAATGCACGAGCTCGGATTTAAAAACTTCCTAGAGACCAATGGTAGCAGGCCTGAAAAGATTAAGGAGCTTGCCCACCTTGTAGACTACGCGAGCGTTGATATAAAAGACGAGACTGCAAAAGCCGCCGAAAATTGGAAAGAGCTTGTGCTCAGGGAGGTAGAGAGCACTAAAATATTAAAGAACGCTGGAGCAAAGACCTATGTGAAGCTTGTGGTCACAAAAGACACAAAGGAAGAAAACGTGAGATGGTACGCAGAGCTGTTGAAAGACATTGCTCCCCTTGCCATACAGCCCAAAGAGCCGATTGATATTTCCCAACATCAACTTATGAGACTTTACAACATCGCTGCAAAGATAATGGGAAAAGAAAACGTTGGTTTAAGCTTTCAGGTGCATAAGTATCTAAACGTCCTTTGA
- a CDS encoding SagB/ThcOx family dehydrogenase, with protein MDYQKIATLVVVLVIVSSIALVLKPYFPRGREATYSGEKILLPEPRLEGTMSVEEAIAKRRSIRTYKNQPISIEELAQLLWACQGITHEDKRAAPSAGATYPFEIFVVVGKVEGLQPGIYYYNPLDHSLTLIKEGDFRRELQEAALNQKWVGDAAVDIVLVAFYERTTRIYGERGIRYVHMEAGHIGQNIYLQATALGLGTVAIGAFHDDEVAKIIGTEGAPLYIFPVGRV; from the coding sequence ATGGACTATCAAAAGATCGCAACTCTTGTTGTGGTTCTTGTAATAGTTTCATCTATAGCCTTAGTCCTAAAGCCCTATTTTCCGCGAGGAAGGGAAGCTACATACTCCGGAGAGAAAATTCTCCTGCCTGAGCCTAGATTGGAGGGGACTATGAGCGTGGAAGAGGCTATTGCAAAGAGAAGGAGCATCAGGACATATAAAAATCAACCTATCAGCATAGAAGAGCTTGCTCAACTCTTGTGGGCCTGTCAGGGAATAACCCACGAGGACAAAAGGGCAGCTCCGAGTGCTGGAGCAACATACCCCTTCGAGATTTTTGTGGTAGTCGGAAAGGTGGAGGGGCTACAGCCCGGAATCTACTACTATAACCCCCTTGACCACAGCCTAACGTTGATTAAAGAGGGGGATTTTAGAAGAGAACTTCAGGAAGCGGCATTGAATCAAAAGTGGGTCGGAGATGCGGCAGTGGACATTGTGCTTGTGGCTTTCTATGAAAGAACCACTAGAATTTATGGGGAGAGGGGGATCAGGTACGTACATATGGAAGCAGGCCACATAGGGCAGAACATATACCTCCAAGCAACAGCTTTAGGGTTAGGCACAGTTGCCATCGGGGCTTTTCATGACGATGAGGTTGCAAAGATAATAGGCACTGAGGGTGCCCCGTTATACATATTCCCAGTGGGGAGGGTCTGA
- a CDS encoding winged helix-turn-helix transcriptional regulator: MRIVPQIVKTFRRYFGLIFMSTRERILEYVTKNPGITFRKLAQELNIGLGNLQYHLWHLEKEGKITSKRLGGKKYFFPPGFEEEYRRLMIAISNESQRKILLLLAEGDKNQSEIAEKLNLTPSTIVYHTKRLERLGIITKIKDGKNTVYSLNCDVNVLVRIIKEYKPKIWDKLADKLIDLTLAFRGEEE; encoded by the coding sequence TTGAGAATCGTACCACAAATAGTTAAAACATTCAGACGATACTTCGGTTTGATATTCATGAGCACCAGAGAAAGAATTTTGGAGTATGTCACAAAGAATCCTGGAATAACTTTTCGTAAGTTAGCCCAAGAACTCAACATAGGGCTAGGAAACCTGCAATACCACCTATGGCATCTTGAAAAAGAGGGAAAAATCACCTCAAAACGGCTTGGAGGGAAAAAATACTTCTTCCCACCAGGTTTTGAAGAAGAGTACCGGCGTCTTATGATAGCTATTTCAAACGAAAGCCAAAGAAAGATACTCCTTTTACTTGCGGAAGGGGACAAAAACCAGAGTGAAATCGCAGAAAAGCTCAACCTAACCCCTTCTACTATAGTTTATCATACAAAACGGCTCGAGAGGTTGGGGATTATTACAAAGATAAAAGACGGAAAAAACACCGTTTATTCCCTTAATTGCGATGTTAATGTTTTAGTTCGCATAATCAAAGAGTATAAACCAAAAATCTGGGACAAACTGGCAGATAAATTAATTGATTTAACGTTAGCGTTTAGGGGGGAGGAAGAGTGA
- a CDS encoding universal stress protein: MGLYSSFIGRKFKHIAGKKYEDIMRHYREFLLTEEEKQIPEINSILMPLDRYVKNVPTEVYETISAYEANILLVYILDSQIFELVRQTLSPEASEEFKRREEMIGEELLNTVAKKLESYGLKVQRRLFFGNKSDDVIRMAENYDLLAISRNYGSEITKTSPISPLVLRIVQHLNIPVIIY, encoded by the coding sequence ATGGGGTTGTATTCTTCTTTCATTGGTCGAAAGTTTAAACACATAGCTGGGAAGAAGTATGAGGACATAATGAGGCACTACCGGGAGTTTCTTCTAACCGAAGAGGAAAAACAAATTCCCGAGATCAATTCTATATTGATGCCGCTTGATAGATACGTTAAAAATGTCCCCACAGAAGTATATGAGACGATAAGTGCTTATGAGGCGAATATTTTGCTTGTTTATATCCTGGATTCGCAGATATTTGAGCTTGTGCGTCAAACACTCAGCCCGGAAGCGAGTGAAGAATTTAAGCGTAGAGAAGAGATGATAGGAGAAGAACTGCTTAACACCGTGGCAAAGAAGCTTGAAAGTTACGGTCTAAAAGTGCAGAGGCGTTTGTTCTTTGGAAACAAGAGCGATGACGTGATAAGAATGGCCGAGAATTATGACCTGCTTGCAATCTCAAGGAACTATGGGTCGGAGATAACAAAAACCTCGCCTATCAGCCCTCTGGTTCTTAGGATAGTCCAGCATCTGAACATTCCGGTGATAATCTATTAG
- a CDS encoding ArsB/NhaD family transporter, whose protein sequence is MSPLEVFALAVFIFTYVLIINEWIHRTVAAMMGGALVLLANIVPWEKVPIYLDLDTILLLAGMMIIVNTARLSGLFEYIAIKTAKLAKGDPIKVLILFSVVTALVSAFLDNVTTVLLLTPMLIYISRLMEVTPLPFLLSEIFASNIGGMATLIGDPPNIMIGSAAGLSFSEFLLNMGPIAFLDLILMVFVVYLAYRGTLKVSPEKKERILRTLNNLDERSAIRDLALFRKSIVTIALVVFFFFVHDKLEIEPAVVALFGASLLLFWSRENPEGILEKVEWATLFFFGGLFLIVGGLVETGFIEQIAQWITSFVHNEGEAVLVIAWFSAFASAIIDNIPFTATMIPLIKAMGGSLNTYPLWWALSLGACLGGNGTAIGASANVVVIGIAAREGIDITFMDFLKMGMVIMVLTVGVGVGVLWFRYVW, encoded by the coding sequence ATGTCTCCCTTGGAGGTATTTGCCCTTGCAGTGTTCATCTTTACATATGTCCTTATAATAAACGAATGGATACACAGAACCGTTGCTGCGATGATGGGAGGGGCCCTGGTTCTTCTGGCAAACATAGTCCCGTGGGAAAAGGTTCCCATTTATCTTGACCTCGACACTATACTTCTCCTCGCTGGAATGATGATAATTGTCAATACAGCAAGGTTAAGCGGTCTGTTTGAGTATATTGCAATAAAAACCGCCAAACTTGCGAAAGGGGATCCTATTAAGGTTTTAATTCTCTTTTCAGTCGTTACAGCTCTTGTAAGTGCTTTTCTTGATAATGTGACCACAGTTCTTTTGCTCACCCCAATGCTTATCTATATCTCCAGACTTATGGAGGTCACCCCACTTCCTTTCCTTCTCTCCGAAATCTTTGCCTCCAACATTGGTGGAATGGCAACGCTCATAGGTGATCCACCCAACATAATGATAGGCTCCGCTGCAGGGCTTAGCTTTAGCGAATTTCTTCTCAACATGGGGCCAATAGCATTTCTTGATTTGATACTCATGGTCTTTGTAGTATACTTGGCCTACAGAGGAACCCTTAAGGTCAGCCCCGAAAAGAAGGAGAGGATTTTAAGAACTCTAAACAACTTGGATGAAAGGTCGGCGATTAGGGATTTAGCCCTGTTTAGGAAGTCAATTGTAACCATTGCTCTCGTGGTGTTCTTCTTCTTTGTCCACGACAAGCTTGAGATAGAGCCTGCAGTGGTTGCATTGTTTGGGGCCTCTTTGCTCCTTTTCTGGAGCAGAGAGAACCCCGAGGGAATTCTGGAGAAAGTTGAGTGGGCAACTTTGTTCTTCTTCGGGGGACTGTTCCTTATTGTAGGTGGTCTGGTTGAGACAGGGTTTATAGAACAGATAGCCCAATGGATAACCTCTTTCGTCCACAACGAAGGAGAAGCGGTACTGGTTATAGCGTGGTTTTCAGCATTTGCTTCGGCTATTATAGACAACATTCCATTTACAGCCACAATGATACCCCTGATAAAGGCGATGGGAGGTTCTCTTAACACGTACCCCCTCTGGTGGGCTTTAAGTTTAGGGGCGTGCCTAGGTGGAAACGGAACAGCTATCGGAGCTTCGGCAAACGTTGTTGTGATAGGGATAGCAGCAAGGGAAGGTATAGATATAACCTTTATGGACTTCCTCAAGATGGGTATGGTTATAATGGTCTTAACTGTAGGCGTAGGCGTTGGAGTATTATGGTTTAGGTACGTGTGGTGA